The Episyrphus balteatus chromosome 4, idEpiBalt1.1, whole genome shotgun sequence genome includes a window with the following:
- the LOC129918778 gene encoding 28 kDa heat- and acid-stable phosphoprotein, translating to MPKGKYVNHKGRSRHFTSPEELQRAEEEGSEKSEEESENESGSGSEEETSSEDENAKGKGVSKLIEIENPNRVRKKAIVKVTTVEEAAKPELTRREREELQKQKNRAHYQKMHEQGKTAQARADLARLAIIRQQRADAAAKRGTPPKKADDQSQPGTSKSDN from the coding sequence atgccCAAAGGTAAATATGTAAATCACAAAGGACGTAGCCGTCACTTCACCAGTCCCGAAGAACTGCAACGTGCCGAAGAAGAAGGTTCCGAAAAGAGCGAAGAAGAATCTGAAAACGAATCCGGTTCAGGCTCTGAAGAAGAAACCTCTTCCGAAGATGAAAATGCCAAAGGCAAGGGTGTATCCAAGCTTATCGAAATCGAAAATCCAAATCGAGTACGAAAGAAGGCAATTGTCAAGGTCACTACAGTTGAAGAAGCTGCAAAACCCGAATTGACACGTCGCGAGCGTGAAGAgcttcaaaagcaaaaaaaccgcGCCCACTACCAGAAAATGCACGAGCAGGGTAAAACAGCTCAGGCCCGTGCCGATCTTGCACGATTAGCAATTATCCGTCAACAGCGTGCCGATGCCGCTGCTAAACGGGGTACTCCACCAAAAAAGGCTGATGACCAAAGCCAGCCGGGCACCAGTAAATCGGACAACTAG
- the LOC129918777 gene encoding ribosomal RNA small subunit methyltransferase NEP1, with the protein MGGKGKDRAQKRKAQPNDDNEFNFTKKHLVTSHIRSMEKRLIIVLEGAQLETVKMGNAFELLNCDDHAGIMRKNNRDPGSCRPDIVHQCLLMLFDSPLNRAGLLQVYMKTERNVLIEINPQTRIPRTFKRFAGLMVQLLHKFSVRANDTSVKLMKVIKNPVTDHLPVGCKKLAMSFSGKLVSSCKELVPKEEDEPIVLVIGAFAHGSLKSDYTEGLFSISNYPLSAAIACSKLCSAFEEVWGVL; encoded by the exons ATGGGAGGTAAAGGTAAAGATAGGGCCCAAAAACGTAAAGCACAGCCAAATGATGACAACGAATTCAACTTCACAAAAAAGCATTTGGTGACTAGCCACATTCGATCGATGGAAAAACGCTTAATTATCGTTCTCGAAGGCGCACAACTAGAGACTGTTAAA ATGGGAAATGCATTCGAGTTACTTAATTGCGATGACCATGCAGGAATAATGAGAAAAAACAACCGGGATCCGGGTTCTTGTCGACCAGACATTGTTCACCAATGTTTACTTATGCTTTTTGACTCCCCGCTCAATCGTGCAGGTCTGCTTCAAGTGTATATGAAAACAGAACGCAATGTTCTCATCGAAATAAATCCCCAAACCAGAATACCAAGAACGTTTAAACGTTTTGCCGGTCTCATGGTACAGCTACTTCATAAGTTCTCTGTTCGTGCCAATGACACATCTGTGAAACTGatgaaagttattaaaaatccAGTCACAGATCATCTGCCAGTGGGTTGCAAAAAGTTGGCAATGTCATTTTCTGGGAAATTAGTTAGTTCGTGTAAGGAGTTGGTACCGAAGGAAGAAGATGAACCCATTGTTTTGGTGATTGGAGCATTTGCTCATGGAAGTTTGAAGTCTGACTATACAGAGGGACTATTTTCTATAAGTAACTATCCTCTATCTGCTGCGATTGCTTGTTCAAAGCTCTGCAGTGCATTCGAAGAAGTTTGGGgtgttttgtaa